One Gossypium hirsutum isolate 1008001.06 chromosome A11, Gossypium_hirsutum_v2.1, whole genome shotgun sequence genomic window carries:
- the LOC121210115 gene encoding uncharacterized protein, which yields MATKVKTPLYHPTFIFQNKEKALNSLNPSLPPIIGPAINCHAGHRPPTAAPSSTVGEKSSEALFRFSSRVEPGFGVKTTQNPSKINEKHHKTQESIRIPATDPWRWLPRSSTMLENRTPTNGGGGMCHLVVVGSGWLRLAARVSNF from the exons agttaaaacacCACTTTACCACCCtacattcatttttcaaaataaagagaAGGCTCTCAACTCTCTCAACCCTTCCCTTCCTCCGATCATCGGACCGGCCATCAACTGTCACGCCGGTCACCGGCCACCGACGGCGGCGCCGTCGTCCACGGTGGGCGAAAAATCTTCCGAGGCCCTTTTTCGCTTCTCTTCTCGAGTAGAGCCCGGATTTGGGGTTAAAACAACCCAAAACCCTTCAAAAATTAATGAGAAACACCATAAAACTCAAGAATCCATTCGGATTCCGGCCACCGATCCTTGGCGGTGGCTTCCTCGATCGTCCACAATGTTGGAAAACCGAACACCA ACAAACGGTGGTGGAGGCATGTGCCACTTGGTAGTGGTTGGAAGTGGGTGGTTGAGGCTTGCGGCTAGGGTTTCTAATTTCTAA
- the LOC121210116 gene encoding putative disease resistance protein RGA3, with the protein MAEAIAFDIATELITKLSSRALSQVGLWWNLKHDIDDLTRTVRTIKAVLLDAEEKSVTDNLIKVWLEELKDVLYDADDLLDDFSAESLRKDLMGGNKLTKEVRLFFSSSNQFAYGLRMGGQIKAIKARLTLIGSEANNFGFLVRDRPIETSFMTKKRPQTHSFVPKDKIIGRDDDKASLLKLMLEFESEENVYIIPIVGFGGLGKTALAQFVYNDKMVHDHFELKMWVCVSDVFDVKIIVENIIKSATNRAPDQNLEIDQLQRQLRDIIDGKKYLLDLDDIWNEEREEWISLKELLVGGVKGSRIIVTTRSWRVAKITSKCQPYVLKGLSDDDAWCLFKEIAFEQRYADSTNSAFVEIGRQILERCGGVPLVIRTIASTLFYKETEKEWRSFKNNELVRISQNEGKFLPTLKLSYDHLPSHLKHCFAYCRLYPKDHETNVQTLVQFWIAQGFIKQLNPSQSPEEIGFGYFKNLVDRSFFQEVKNDETWFTTCKMHDLMHDLAESVAGIESCVVDSDKIASKVIENCRHISINPSLIPLLKGKKLRTLLYISNNRVRNLSDDEIWDLIITRCTYLRVLALNDLGIEKISPLFTSETFEVS; encoded by the coding sequence ATGGCCGAAGCAATTGCTTTCGACATCGCCACAGAGCTCATTACTAAGTTGAGCTCTCGTGCGCTCTCTCAAGTTGGACTGTGGTGGAATCTCAAACATGACATCGACGACCTCACACGCACTGTCCGTACTATCAAAGCTGTGCTTCTTGACGCAGAAGAGAAATCGGTGACCGACAATCTCATCAAAGTTTGGCTTGAAGAGCTGAAAGATGTACTTTATGATGCTGACGACTTGCTCGATGATTTCTCTGCCGAATCTTTGCGGAAAGATCTAATGGGTGGGAACAAGCTGACGAAAGAGGTACGCCTTTTCTTCTCAAGCTCAAACCAGTTTGCTTACGGTCTTAGAATGGGTGGTCAAATTAAGGCCATTAAAGCGAGGCTAACTCTTATTGGAAGTGAGGCCAACAATTTCGGCTTCTTGGTGCGTGACCGCCCCATAGAAACCTCTTTCATGACTAAAAAGAGGCCGCAAACACACTCTTTTGTGCCTAAAGATAAAATAATAGGGAGGGATGATGATAAAGCGTCTCTTCTAAAACTCATGTTAGAGTTTGAAAGTGAAGAGAATGTTTACATCATTCCAATTGTGGGGTTTGGAGGATTAGGGAAGACTGCCTTGGCGCAGTttgtttataatgataaaatggTCCATGATCATTTTGAATTGAAGATGTGGGTGTGTGTTTCAGATGTTTTTGATGTCAAAATAATTGTAGAAAACATTATCAAATCTGCAACTAATCGAGCACCAGATCAAAATCTTGAAATAGACCAATTGCAAAGACAACTTCGAGATATAATTGATGGGAAAAAATATTTGCTTGATTTGGATGACATTTGGAATGAGGAGAGGGAAGAATGGATTAGTTTAAAAGAGTTATTGGTAGGTGGGGTTAAAGGAAGTAGGATAATAGTAACTACTCGCTCTTGGAGAGTAGCAAAGATTACTAGTAAATGTCAGCCTTATGTTCTGAAAGGCTTGTCTGATGACGATGCTTGGTGCTTGTTCAAAGAAATAGCATTTGAGCAAAGATATGCAGACTCAACAAATTCAGCATTTGTGGAAATAGGGAGACAAATTTTGGAAAGGTGTGGTGGGGTTCCCTTGGTCATAAGGACGATAGCAAGTACATTATTTTACAAAGAAACTGAGAAAGAGTGGCGTTCTTTCAAAAATAATGAACTTGTTAGAATATCTCAAAACGAAGGTAAATTTCTACCTACACTTAAGTTGAGCTACGATCATCTCCCATCCCATTTGAAGCATTGCTTTGCTTATTGTCGCTTGTATCCAAAAGATCATGAAACTAATGTACAAACTCTAGTTCAATTTTGGATTGCACAAGGTTTCATAAAGCAATTAAATCCAAGCCAATCTCCAGAGGAGATCGGGTTtgggtattttaaaaatttagttgatagAAGTTTCTTTCAAGAGGTAAAAAATGATGAAACTTGGTTTACAACATGTAAAATGCATGATTTAATGCATGATCTAGCTGAATCAGTAGCGGGGATAGAGAGTTGTGTTGTAGATTCAGATAAAATTGCAAGTAAGGTTATTGAAAACTGTCGCCATATATCAATTAATCCTTCATTAATTCCTTTGCTTAAGGGAAAGAAGTTGCGAACCTTGTTATATATTTCAAACAACAGAGTTAGAAATTTGAGCGATGATGAAATTTGGGATTTGATAATTACACGTTGTACATACTTGCGTGTATTGGCATTGAATGATTTAGGTATTGAGAAGATTTCACCTCTATTTACAAGTGAAACATTTGAGGTATCTTAA